The following proteins are encoded in a genomic region of Pleomorphomonas sp. T1.2MG-36:
- a CDS encoding low affinity iron permease family protein, which translates to MSGSTASRLFSQFASAISELSGRPATFALAVGMVVVWAISGPFFGFSETWQLVINTSTTIVTFLMVFVLQNSQNRDGKALQAKIDELILTSKAQNKFVGIEKLDEDEIREVSQALAEKAEALDDMADKAEDLEEVAEQNRESR; encoded by the coding sequence ATGAGCGGTTCCACTGCGTCGCGCCTTTTCTCGCAATTTGCCTCCGCCATCTCCGAACTGTCCGGCCGGCCGGCGACCTTCGCCCTCGCCGTGGGCATGGTCGTCGTCTGGGCGATCTCCGGGCCTTTCTTCGGCTTTTCCGAAACCTGGCAGCTCGTCATCAACACCTCGACCACCATCGTCACCTTCCTGATGGTGTTCGTTCTCCAGAACTCCCAGAACCGCGACGGCAAGGCCCTGCAGGCGAAGATCGACGAGTTGATCCTGACGTCGAAGGCGCAGAACAAGTTCGTCGGCATCGAGAAGCTGGACGAGGACGAAATTCGCGAGGTCAGCCAGGCCCTGGCCGAGAAGGCGGAGGCGCTGGACGACATGGCCGACAAGGCTGAGGACCTCGAGGAGGTGGCCGAACAGAACAGGGAAAGCCGTTAG
- the ykgO gene encoding type B 50S ribosomal protein L36: MKIKNSLRALMTRDRNNRMVRRKGRIYIINKKNPRYKARQG, encoded by the coding sequence ATGAAGATCAAGAACTCTCTCCGGGCCCTCATGACCCGCGACCGCAACAATCGCATGGTCCGTCGCAAGGGCCGTATCTACATCATCAACAAGAAGAATCCGCGCTACAAGGCCCGTCAGGGCTGA
- a CDS encoding tetratricopeptide repeat protein: MRVFVPFALLFMIAAGSAFAEDGLPPPAASGRERLTSVVPADRTAELDGLFTRLAAARDRKEAAGIETDIRNRWAESGSATCDLMLSWTQKAVAAGDAAGALDILDELTVRQPALAEAYYRRGTLHLLAGRLSPALGDFQTVLRIEPRHFMAMKDLAVLLEDIGQHERALEVLRRLQAIDPHFDGLDEAIEAIVAGSHGRDI, encoded by the coding sequence ATGCGTGTTTTTGTGCCCTTCGCTTTGCTGTTCATGATCGCTGCCGGATCGGCTTTCGCCGAAGACGGTTTGCCGCCGCCCGCCGCCAGCGGGCGCGAACGGCTGACCTCGGTCGTTCCGGCCGACAGGACCGCCGAGCTGGACGGTCTGTTCACCCGCCTCGCCGCTGCCCGCGATCGCAAGGAGGCGGCCGGCATCGAGACCGACATCCGGAACCGCTGGGCCGAGAGCGGCAGCGCCACCTGCGATCTCATGCTGTCGTGGACCCAGAAGGCGGTGGCGGCCGGTGACGCCGCCGGCGCGCTCGATATTCTCGACGAACTGACGGTGCGGCAGCCGGCCCTCGCCGAAGCTTACTATCGGCGCGGCACCCTGCATCTTCTGGCTGGCCGTCTGTCGCCGGCGCTCGGCGACTTCCAGACCGTGCTGCGCATCGAGCCGCGCCATTTCATGGCAATGAAGGATCTGGCCGTACTGCTCGAAGACATCGGCCAGCACGAGCGGGCCCTTGAGGTGTTGCGCCGCCTTCAGGCGATCGATCCGCATTTCGACGGCCTCGACGAGGCCATCGAGGCCATCGTGGCCGGCAGCCATGGCCGCGACATCTGA